A stretch of the TM7 phylum sp. oral taxon 349 genome encodes the following:
- the efp gene encoding elongation factor P, which yields MYQPTDLKKGIVCQIDGQPYRVMEYNQKVMGRGGSIVNVKLKNLITGAVIPKTFKGQEKIEPAEVTSRTVQYLYNDGSAFFFMDPASFEQFELPADTVGDAKQYLKEGDELALQFFGERVITVELPKNLYLEVTYTEDVVKGDTTSSVLKDATLETGAVVKVPAFIKVGDVISIDTTTGEYRERKK from the coding sequence ATGTATCAACCAACCGATTTGAAAAAAGGCATCGTTTGCCAAATTGATGGGCAGCCGTACCGTGTTATGGAATATAACCAAAAAGTTATGGGACGCGGCGGTTCAATTGTCAATGTAAAATTGAAGAATTTAATCACGGGGGCGGTAATTCCTAAAACATTTAAGGGGCAAGAGAAAATAGAGCCAGCTGAGGTGACAAGTCGTACGGTACAATATCTCTATAATGACGGATCGGCGTTTTTCTTCATGGATCCGGCAAGTTTCGAACAATTTGAGCTGCCAGCAGACACTGTGGGTGATGCGAAGCAATACTTGAAAGAGGGCGACGAGCTGGCATTGCAATTTTTCGGCGAGCGCGTTATTACTGTTGAGCTGCCAAAAAATCTATATCTGGAAGTGACCTATACTGAAGATGTTGTTAAAGGTGATACGACTTCGAGTGTCTTGAAGGATGCGACGCTTGAAACGGGCGCTGTTGTGAAAGTGCCAGCATTTATTAAAGTTGGTGATGTGATTTCAATTGACACGACAACGGGCGAATACCGCGAGCGCAAAAAGTAG
- a CDS encoding serine hydrolase: MAIKPKQTAHASKRRSTAFRRRAAKTKEHFSRHYYSLMPEKKHHRVMVWTVFLLVTSTIIGQMMYPIDRALPFARLGDQMVGWQTDLELQGRVNNRFEVAHVRFSSENTTSKERTLASVGVEPKSTDMVAKLMEYPFWLRFVPGSVLWQLPVVREWDLQISDAPLREFSQTLSAELTRLPENAELSIENGQLVAKHDSLGVQVSAEQVQAAVRSAVIAYNGTPTIVVAGTVQQPEKTAAALADVRAQAERALALPLQIQANNMTFTPSREEKAQWLVLGTDASGKTTLRIDDAKLQSYLTNVVTVRAGRVAGVTKIQLQNGREIHREIGETGLGVNAPPLAEALTKYMLQYTGRSPFVAEMIEIQPKVAYSGDYTTTRDGLQAYIDKKARWNTWISIQQLDGEKWPLGARDTESVVSGSTYKLYVALYLFKEMNEGRHDWNTPILGTTTNACFDRMTIASTNPCAEEWLNQFGRTNLNNYLYSRGFSAATTFTHPEAAHTSARDLTNYMIGLERGTLIGGAQRERLLSSLSRHPYRYGIPAGSKGKVWDKVGFVWDYVNDTAIVHHPRGTYVMTILTRGQSYGAIAAMTRDIERIMYP, translated from the coding sequence ATGGCAATAAAGCCAAAACAAACAGCACATGCATCAAAGCGCCGCTCAACTGCATTTCGGCGGCGCGCGGCAAAAACGAAAGAACATTTTAGCCGGCACTACTATTCGCTTATGCCCGAGAAAAAACATCACCGCGTGATGGTGTGGACGGTGTTTTTGCTTGTAACGAGTACAATTATTGGACAAATGATGTATCCGATTGATCGCGCTTTGCCGTTTGCCCGGTTAGGCGATCAGATGGTTGGCTGGCAGACTGATCTGGAGCTGCAAGGCCGCGTTAACAACCGGTTTGAGGTGGCGCACGTAAGGTTCTCAAGCGAAAATACGACATCGAAAGAACGTACGTTAGCAAGCGTTGGCGTGGAGCCGAAATCAACCGATATGGTAGCGAAGCTTATGGAATATCCGTTTTGGCTGCGGTTTGTGCCGGGATCAGTGCTGTGGCAATTGCCAGTGGTGCGTGAGTGGGATCTGCAGATTTCTGACGCGCCGCTGCGCGAATTCAGCCAAACACTGAGCGCGGAGCTAACGCGCCTGCCAGAAAACGCCGAGCTATCAATTGAAAATGGGCAATTGGTTGCGAAGCATGATTCGTTGGGTGTACAGGTGAGCGCGGAGCAGGTGCAAGCGGCGGTACGCTCAGCTGTGATTGCCTATAACGGTACGCCGACAATTGTGGTAGCTGGGACGGTGCAGCAACCGGAAAAAACAGCGGCGGCGCTGGCTGATGTTCGTGCGCAGGCGGAACGCGCGCTTGCATTGCCGCTGCAAATTCAAGCGAACAATATGACGTTTACACCATCGCGAGAAGAAAAAGCGCAATGGTTAGTGCTTGGAACAGACGCATCAGGTAAGACGACGCTGCGGATTGACGACGCGAAGCTTCAGTCGTATCTTACAAACGTTGTGACGGTGCGTGCTGGGCGTGTTGCTGGCGTGACAAAGATTCAACTGCAGAATGGGCGCGAAATACATCGCGAGATAGGCGAAACTGGTTTGGGCGTCAATGCGCCGCCATTAGCTGAAGCGCTGACAAAGTATATGTTGCAGTACACAGGGCGTTCGCCGTTCGTTGCTGAAATGATTGAGATTCAACCGAAAGTCGCATATAGCGGCGACTATACGACGACGCGTGATGGCTTGCAGGCATACATTGATAAAAAAGCTCGTTGGAATACGTGGATTAGTATTCAACAGCTTGATGGCGAAAAATGGCCGCTTGGCGCACGTGATACTGAGAGCGTCGTGAGTGGCAGCACGTATAAGTTGTATGTGGCGCTGTATTTATTTAAAGAGATGAATGAAGGTAGGCACGACTGGAATACGCCAATCCTTGGCACGACAACAAATGCGTGTTTTGACCGCATGACAATCGCGAGCACAAACCCCTGCGCCGAAGAGTGGTTGAACCAATTCGGACGTACAAATCTGAACAATTATTTGTATAGCCGCGGCTTTAGCGCGGCGACGACATTCACGCACCCAGAAGCGGCGCATACATCAGCGCGCGACCTGACGAACTACATGATTGGTCTTGAGCGCGGTACGCTTATTGGCGGCGCGCAGCGCGAGCGGTTGCTGAGCTCGCTGAGTCGTCACCCGTACCGCTATGGCATTCCAGCGGGTAGCAAAGGCAAGGTATGGGATAAGGTTGGATTTGTGTGGGATTATGTCAATGATACAGCGATCGTGCACCATCCGCGCGGTACGTATGTGATGACGATTTTAACGCGCGGGCAGTCGTATGGCGCTATTGCCGCGATGACACGCGACATTGAACGGATTATGTATCCGTGA
- a CDS encoding TlyA family RNA methyltransferase: MKQRLDKLMVARGLVATRSEAANWIQLGRVHVNGRVAVKAGEFVDEASDVTMNAPERYVSRAGLKLASVAHKFAVSFDDAVVLDVGSSTGGFTDYALQHGARFVYAVDVGTNQLHPTLRKDARVELHEKTDIRDFLPAQVPDIIVIDVSFISLRQILPHIRTLAGLNTKIIVMVKPQFEAGRRQLGQSGVIKNNTIRRQILADFEAWAKHYFVIIDKKDSDVAGVKGNLERFYELRLAKNGG, from the coding sequence ATGAAACAGCGGCTTGATAAATTGATGGTTGCGCGTGGACTAGTGGCAACGCGTAGTGAGGCGGCAAACTGGATTCAGCTGGGGCGCGTACACGTGAACGGGCGGGTTGCGGTAAAAGCAGGCGAATTCGTTGATGAAGCGAGCGATGTGACAATGAACGCGCCGGAGCGCTACGTGAGTCGGGCAGGACTCAAGCTTGCGAGCGTTGCGCATAAGTTTGCCGTGTCGTTTGATGACGCGGTTGTGCTTGACGTTGGCAGTAGCACGGGCGGATTTACCGATTACGCACTGCAGCATGGTGCGCGATTTGTGTATGCGGTTGACGTTGGTACGAATCAATTGCATCCAACACTACGCAAGGATGCACGCGTTGAATTACATGAAAAAACCGATATTCGTGATTTTTTACCTGCACAAGTACCTGACATTATTGTGATTGACGTGTCGTTTATTAGTTTGCGCCAGATTTTACCGCACATCCGTACGCTAGCCGGTTTGAACACAAAAATTATTGTGATGGTGAAACCGCAATTCGAAGCGGGACGCAGGCAACTTGGCCAGAGCGGCGTGATTAAAAATAATACGATTCGCCGCCAAATCTTAGCTGACTTCGAGGCGTGGGCAAAGCACTACTTCGTGATTATCGACAAAAAAGATAGCGATGTCGCTGGCGTAAAGGGAAACCTCGAGCGGTTTTATGAGCTTCGATTGGCAAAAAACGGTGGGTAG
- a CDS encoding DNA translocase FtsK 4TM domain-containing protein, producing the protein MAKRKSTKRAATRRKAAPQHELPEGYWQQAAAVLLMACAVLIIVSWFGAGGPVLDWLQHTLQDMIGWAVYVVPIVAFFIAVETFRAEGNRLPLSVKITSPLVVVWCSGICGLIMTKQGSRPSGGGLLGDGINLLMLSLVSAPVGIFIYILLLALTMTFIFQLSFDDVLQFLKTAVMSSRETAENEANVEVMRKASKPKPKAMSEFKLNEGVPTMTEADKKKLKLAALHAHDKKDEPEEKAAMLAVSDPNWQFPSLDLLEKSQSPADVGDIKQNAGIIQDTLHEFNIDVEMEGANIGPKVTQYMLRPPAGIKLNRITALETNIALNLAASSLRMEAPIPGKKAVGIEVPNKKAADVRLYGILNSSEWRKSKAPLSIAIGKDISGQPFVGELNKMPHLLVAGQTGSGKSVMINTLLCSLLYRNAPSDLKLILVDPKQVEMAPYQDIPHLLTPVIVEPEKTVSALKWAVNEMERRYTLLADERVRDIKTYNQKVESKGKKIGVQDEAGNVQQVDGGKMPYIVIVIDEMADLMMIAKRDVEALIVRIAQKARAVGIHLVLATQRPSVDVITGLIKANVPARIAFTVASQTDSITILDQAGAEKLLGQGDMLMKTASMPKPKRIQGAWVMDNEVNKIADHVRMQSAPQYNNEIISQPVQLNGKGGVVMDFGNEGGDDMFRDAVSVVVQMRKASTSLLQRKLRIGYSRAARIIEEMEEQGIIGPADGSRPREVLISSVDELDNGS; encoded by the coding sequence ATGGCAAAAAGAAAATCAACCAAACGTGCGGCAACACGCCGCAAAGCGGCGCCACAGCACGAGTTGCCGGAGGGGTATTGGCAGCAGGCGGCGGCAGTGCTATTGATGGCGTGCGCCGTGTTGATTATTGTATCGTGGTTTGGTGCAGGTGGTCCGGTATTGGATTGGCTGCAGCATACGCTGCAAGATATGATTGGTTGGGCAGTATATGTTGTGCCGATTGTTGCATTCTTCATTGCAGTGGAAACGTTTCGTGCTGAAGGTAACCGGTTGCCGCTTAGCGTGAAGATCACATCGCCGCTTGTTGTTGTATGGTGCAGTGGCATTTGTGGGCTGATAATGACAAAGCAGGGAAGCCGTCCGTCGGGCGGTGGCTTGCTGGGCGACGGCATAAACTTATTGATGCTTTCCCTTGTGAGTGCGCCCGTCGGGATTTTTATATACATCTTACTACTTGCGCTCACGATGACATTTATATTCCAGCTGTCATTTGATGATGTGCTGCAGTTTTTAAAAACAGCAGTTATGTCAAGTAGAGAAACAGCGGAAAATGAGGCAAACGTTGAGGTAATGCGCAAAGCTTCCAAACCAAAGCCAAAAGCTATGAGCGAGTTCAAACTCAACGAAGGCGTCCCTACGATGACTGAGGCGGATAAGAAGAAGCTGAAACTTGCGGCGTTGCACGCTCATGACAAGAAAGACGAGCCGGAAGAAAAAGCCGCGATGCTTGCGGTAAGCGATCCGAACTGGCAGTTTCCGAGCCTTGATTTGCTTGAGAAGAGTCAATCGCCTGCCGACGTAGGTGATATCAAGCAAAATGCTGGTATTATACAGGATACGCTACATGAGTTTAACATTGACGTCGAAATGGAGGGCGCAAATATTGGCCCGAAGGTGACGCAATACATGCTGCGACCGCCTGCTGGCATTAAGCTAAATCGCATTACAGCGCTTGAGACAAACATTGCGTTGAATCTAGCAGCGTCAAGTTTGCGCATGGAAGCGCCAATTCCAGGTAAAAAGGCTGTCGGTATTGAAGTTCCAAACAAAAAAGCGGCTGATGTGCGCCTCTACGGCATTCTAAACAGCAGCGAGTGGCGTAAGAGTAAAGCACCGCTCAGTATTGCTATTGGCAAAGACATTTCGGGGCAGCCGTTTGTTGGTGAGCTTAATAAAATGCCGCACCTATTAGTGGCGGGGCAAACGGGTAGCGGTAAGTCGGTAATGATTAATACGCTGTTGTGCAGCTTGCTATACCGAAACGCACCAAGCGATCTAAAACTCATCCTTGTTGACCCGAAACAGGTCGAAATGGCGCCTTATCAAGACATTCCGCATTTGTTAACGCCGGTGATCGTCGAGCCGGAAAAGACGGTAAGCGCGCTAAAATGGGCTGTGAATGAAATGGAGCGCCGTTACACGCTTCTCGCAGATGAACGTGTGCGCGATATTAAGACATATAATCAGAAGGTTGAGTCGAAGGGCAAGAAAATTGGCGTTCAAGATGAGGCGGGTAATGTACAGCAAGTTGATGGCGGTAAGATGCCGTACATCGTGATCGTGATTGATGAGATGGCAGACTTAATGATGATCGCGAAGCGTGACGTTGAAGCACTGATTGTGCGGATTGCGCAGAAAGCGCGTGCAGTTGGCATACACTTAGTGCTAGCAACGCAGCGTCCGAGCGTAGATGTAATTACTGGGCTCATTAAAGCGAATGTACCAGCGCGCATCGCTTTTACTGTGGCAAGCCAGACGGATAGTATTACAATCCTAGACCAAGCGGGTGCGGAGAAGTTGCTGGGGCAGGGCGACATGCTTATGAAAACCGCTAGTATGCCGAAACCGAAGCGTATCCAGGGTGCGTGGGTGATGGATAACGAGGTGAACAAAATTGCTGATCACGTGCGTATGCAGTCGGCGCCGCAGTATAACAATGAAATCATTAGCCAGCCGGTGCAGCTTAATGGTAAAGGCGGCGTAGTGATGGACTTTGGCAACGAGGGTGGCGACGATATGTTTCGCGATGCAGTGAGCGTCGTTGTGCAAATGCGTAAAGCGTCGACAAGCTTGTTGCAGCGCAAATTACGCATCGGCTATTCGCGGGCGGCGCGTATTATTGAAGAGATGGAGGAACAAGGAATTATCGGACCGGCAGACGGTTCGCGTCCGCGTGAAGTACTTATCAGCAGCGTCGACGAGCTTGACAATGGCTCCTAG
- a CDS encoding 30S ribosomal protein S18: MTKRLRKDAPVAFDYKDVKTLLRFIDPYGQIEPIGKTGLTAKQQRQLAREIKRARHLALMPFVSQGQ; this comes from the coding sequence ATGACAAAGCGATTACGTAAGGATGCGCCAGTCGCATTCGACTACAAAGATGTAAAAACGCTGTTGCGCTTTATTGATCCGTACGGTCAGATTGAGCCGATTGGTAAAACCGGCTTGACCGCCAAGCAGCAGCGGCAGCTAGCACGCGAGATAAAACGCGCGCGCCACTTGGCACTGATGCCGTTTGTGTCGCAAGGGCAATAG
- the rpsF gene encoding 30S ribosomal protein S6, giving the protein MKEYELTVLIRPDREAELDKSLGAVKKLVADNGGKLLSEDNWGKKRLAYKIKGEDFAVYVLLNVELPAAAPLKISNALNISDDVIRYLLVKVDEKARIALAEAKKRAEERGEVSSDLEA; this is encoded by the coding sequence ATGAAAGAGTACGAATTGACCGTGTTAATTCGTCCTGATCGCGAGGCGGAGCTTGATAAGAGTCTCGGTGCGGTTAAAAAACTCGTGGCTGACAATGGCGGCAAGCTGTTGTCAGAAGATAATTGGGGCAAAAAACGCCTCGCATATAAAATTAAAGGCGAAGATTTCGCCGTCTATGTGCTGTTGAATGTTGAGTTGCCAGCTGCGGCGCCATTGAAAATCAGCAATGCGCTCAATATCAGTGATGACGTGATTCGCTACTTGCTTGTGAAAGTCGACGAAAAAGCGCGTATCGCACTTGCTGAAGCAAAAAAGCGTGCTGAAGAACGCGGCGAAGTAAGCAGTGATTTAGAAGCGTAA
- a CDS encoding single-stranded DNA-binding protein → MAKGFNKVILMGNLTRDVEVRTTASGQSVANFSLAVNRSWRGQDGQQQDQTSFINCVAWGKVGDIIAQYVHKGSPLLVSGRLDQRSYQDKDGNKRSAVEVVVEDFNFVGGGRSDDPSLSAPSSNQSTNNKSQDVVVEDIDDKPIDLSEIPF, encoded by the coding sequence ATGGCAAAGGGGTTTAATAAAGTAATACTTATGGGCAACCTGACGCGCGATGTTGAGGTGCGTACGACAGCAAGCGGGCAAAGCGTAGCGAACTTCAGCCTTGCCGTTAACCGCAGTTGGCGCGGGCAGGATGGACAGCAGCAAGATCAAACCAGTTTTATTAACTGTGTGGCGTGGGGCAAGGTTGGTGATATTATTGCGCAGTATGTGCATAAAGGTTCGCCGTTACTCGTAAGCGGCCGCTTAGATCAGCGTAGTTATCAAGACAAGGACGGCAATAAGCGCTCCGCGGTTGAAGTTGTTGTCGAAGATTTCAATTTTGTCGGTGGCGGGCGTAGCGATGATCCGTCGCTCAGCGCACCAAGCAGCAATCAATCAACAAATAATAAATCACAAGATGTCGTGGTCGAGGATATCGACGACAAGCCGATTGACCTCAGCGAGATCCCATTCTAA
- a CDS encoding BspA family leucine-rich repeat surface protein codes for MLTIVVQKHGRRASLLMLASLLIGGGSAAYWFAYNSRARADAINSTDFVITIDTTKGAGLNGASTDTQFTYPGLGSDAYTIDCNNDGVVDASVAANTPHTCNYSTPGVYTVRIASAIPRVSFSGQGDKLKLLSVDQWGTGKWRSMMNAFYGCSNMDVKASDVPDLSLVQDLSGMFGDATSLKGEGANWAWNTSNVKYTDTMFVRARNFNQNIGSWDMSNVESMTRMFNDAAAFNNGGSSSISAWNTAKATSMEGVFWGAKAFNQPVGSWNVSNATSFAIVFMDAENFNQDLSHWDTSKATNMSNAFYGARAFDRDVGSWDVGSVTNMNYMFDGATAFNNGGSSSINGWNTAHVTTMEGMFHRASAFNQPVGGWNMANVVNMKHMFSNATAFNNGGSNSIGSWNTAKAASMESVFESARAFNQNIGGWNISHVTSLHRMFREAASFNNGGSSSINTWDTSNVTDIGGVFWVAKAFNQPVGNWNLSNNTTLWAVFLSAEAFNQDLSHWNTAKVTDFSHTFEKASSFNQSLSNWNLTAANTAEDMLSGSKLSVGNYDAALISWDGQSVKPNVKLGVDKLKYCVAESARAHLVQQQPGGHGWTLGGTDSKDCAIYQPATTTFTGATTFNSTTPVPHALGTLTTVDTDPTVTPLDTFTYSLTCATPSAHDNLFSVSGNTLSLSRSAAAVSGPVHVCVRVTNSQGQTLDTVFTFTVIDTTPPATPTVAPDLVASSDSGISDTDNITNVTTPTFTLRCSELGGHVTLYIDGVARGTAACTAIGPVTVVASSALGDGSHTVTFTESDALNNESAVSPSLVVVIDTTPPPAPVITVNSITPDNIINIAESKTNQTITGTVTGAREGDLVTVTVNGVAKTTHVATGGTWSVTVAGSDLAADANHAVDVRITTADDAGNQATGTVSKQYVVDTDVVARPATPHLDPSSDTGASNTDNITSTLTPTIVDFVCARAGDTLKLYDNGVLFKTIVCTSAGTHSVTMNPPLSEGTHAITYTTTTSSGNVSEPSHPLSLVIDTTAPTGSLTTSKTSDQTPALTGNVDDPHATITVKIGGVTYNAINNGNGTWTLPDNSIAPALAEGDHDITITFTDLAGNVYTTPNTLKLSISINPPVVTKSSKFLNRQTNEVEWTISIRNPNDATQTVSATDQLPGQSAFVANSAVCAVTSTNSTINTCNFDQPVNPTRLNVVVALAANETLTVNVRTTTALDRATVTNTVSAQFTADTDPDATVVANATETLAISRPVIPNPGEVISNVTASLASTGTNVFAIAACAGVCIGGAVIVWRKRS; via the coding sequence GTGTTAACGATAGTTGTACAGAAGCACGGAAGACGGGCATCTTTGTTGATGCTAGCGTCTCTGCTGATCGGGGGAGGGTCGGCAGCATATTGGTTTGCATATAATTCACGAGCTCGTGCCGATGCAATTAATAGTACAGATTTCGTGATAACGATTGATACAACAAAAGGCGCGGGACTTAACGGGGCATCAACAGATACGCAGTTTACGTATCCGGGGCTGGGCAGCGATGCGTATACGATTGACTGTAATAATGACGGCGTCGTTGACGCATCGGTTGCTGCAAATACGCCGCATACATGTAATTATTCAACGCCGGGTGTGTATACGGTTCGTATCGCAAGCGCGATACCTCGCGTGAGCTTTAGCGGTCAAGGGGATAAACTGAAGTTGCTTTCTGTCGATCAGTGGGGCACGGGTAAGTGGAGGTCGATGATGAACGCCTTCTATGGGTGTTCAAATATGGACGTTAAGGCATCTGATGTTCCAGATCTTTCGTTAGTGCAGGATTTGTCCGGTATGTTTGGAGATGCTACGTCGTTGAAGGGTGAAGGCGCAAATTGGGCGTGGAATACATCAAATGTAAAATATACCGACACCATGTTTGTGCGTGCGCGTAACTTTAATCAAAATATTGGCAGTTGGGATATGTCAAACGTTGAAAGCATGACTCGTATGTTTAACGATGCGGCGGCATTCAACAACGGCGGCAGTAGCTCAATTAGTGCGTGGAATACCGCTAAGGCAACAAGCATGGAGGGGGTATTCTGGGGCGCAAAAGCTTTTAATCAGCCGGTTGGTAGCTGGAACGTGAGTAATGCGACGAGTTTCGCGATTGTGTTTATGGATGCGGAGAATTTCAATCAGGATCTTTCCCATTGGGATACTTCGAAGGCGACTAATATGAGTAACGCGTTCTATGGCGCTCGGGCATTTGACCGCGACGTTGGGTCATGGGACGTTGGCAGCGTGACGAATATGAATTATATGTTTGATGGCGCCACAGCATTCAACAACGGCGGCAGTAGCTCAATTAATGGCTGGAATACCGCTCACGTCACAACCATGGAAGGAATGTTTCATCGGGCGTCTGCATTTAATCAGCCGGTTGGTGGCTGGAATATGGCTAATGTGGTGAATATGAAGCACATGTTTAGTAACGCAACAGCGTTCAATAACGGCGGCAGTAATTCTATTGGCAGTTGGAACACTGCCAAGGCTGCAAGTATGGAATCTGTGTTTGAGTCGGCAAGGGCTTTCAATCAAAACATTGGCGGCTGGAATATTAGCCACGTTACATCGCTTCATAGAATGTTCAGAGAGGCGGCCTCATTCAACAACGGTGGCAGTAGCTCAATTAATACCTGGGACACTTCAAATGTTACTGACATTGGTGGTGTATTCTGGGTCGCAAAAGCTTTTAACCAGCCGGTCGGTAATTGGAATTTATCGAATAACACCACTTTGTGGGCGGTATTCTTATCGGCGGAAGCGTTCAATCAAGATCTCTCTCACTGGAACACCGCTAAGGTAACCGATTTTTCGCATACTTTTGAAAAAGCATCTTCATTTAATCAATCTCTCAGCAACTGGAATCTTACGGCGGCAAATACCGCTGAGGATATGCTATCAGGCAGTAAACTATCAGTGGGAAATTATGACGCAGCATTGATATCGTGGGATGGGCAATCCGTCAAGCCAAACGTAAAACTAGGAGTTGATAAATTGAAGTATTGCGTTGCTGAATCGGCTCGCGCTCATCTTGTGCAGCAACAGCCTGGTGGCCATGGTTGGACATTGGGCGGCACTGATAGCAAGGACTGCGCTATCTACCAGCCAGCCACGACAACCTTCACCGGTGCAACAACGTTTAATAGTACGACGCCGGTACCGCACGCTCTTGGCACGCTGACCACTGTTGATACTGACCCGACTGTTACGCCGCTTGATACCTTTACCTACAGTTTAACGTGCGCTACGCCGTCTGCACACGATAATCTGTTTAGCGTCTCTGGCAATACGCTTAGTCTGTCGCGAAGTGCCGCGGCTGTTTCTGGACCGGTGCACGTGTGTGTTCGTGTCACTAATAGCCAAGGCCAAACGCTTGATACCGTTTTCACCTTTACTGTCATTGATACAACGCCGCCTGCTACACCAACTGTTGCGCCCGATCTTGTTGCTAGCTCAGACAGCGGCATCAGTGATACAGATAACATTACAAACGTCACTACGCCGACATTCACTCTTCGGTGTAGCGAGCTTGGCGGTCATGTGACACTGTATATTGATGGTGTTGCTCGCGGGACAGCAGCCTGTACTGCTATTGGCCCGGTGACTGTTGTAGCGTCGTCCGCGTTAGGCGATGGTTCGCACACAGTTACATTCACTGAATCTGATGCGCTCAATAATGAATCAGCTGTTTCGCCGAGCCTTGTTGTCGTGATAGATACGACACCGCCGCCAGCGCCGGTTATTACCGTTAACAGTATCACACCGGATAATATTATTAATATAGCCGAGTCAAAAACCAACCAAACAATTACAGGCACTGTTACTGGAGCGAGGGAAGGCGATTTGGTTACAGTTACTGTCAATGGGGTCGCGAAGACTACGCATGTTGCTACCGGCGGCACTTGGTCTGTAACTGTTGCCGGCAGCGACCTTGCTGCTGATGCTAATCATGCGGTTGACGTGCGCATTACAACTGCCGATGATGCCGGCAACCAGGCTACGGGTACGGTAAGCAAGCAGTATGTTGTAGATACTGATGTTGTTGCTCGACCTGCTACGCCGCATCTCGATCCGTCGTCTGACACTGGTGCGAGCAATACGGACAATATCACAAGCACTCTCACGCCAACGATTGTTGATTTTGTGTGCGCACGCGCAGGCGATACGCTAAAGCTGTATGATAACGGCGTTTTATTCAAGACGATTGTTTGTACGAGTGCAGGTACGCATTCCGTAACAATGAATCCGCCGCTTTCTGAAGGTACGCATGCGATTACGTACACAACGACTACTTCGTCTGGTAATGTTTCCGAACCATCACACCCGCTGTCGCTAGTTATTGATACGACTGCGCCAACTGGCTCGCTCACTACGAGTAAAACGAGCGATCAGACGCCGGCGTTAACAGGGAACGTTGATGATCCGCACGCTACAATTACAGTAAAGATTGGTGGTGTAACCTACAATGCTATTAATAATGGCAATGGCACGTGGACGTTGCCGGATAATAGTATTGCGCCAGCTCTTGCTGAGGGTGACCATGATATCACAATTACATTTACGGATCTTGCTGGCAACGTGTATACAACACCAAACACGCTTAAACTTTCGATTTCGATCAACCCTCCAGTTGTAACGAAATCGTCAAAATTTCTTAACCGGCAAACGAATGAAGTAGAGTGGACGATCTCAATTCGTAATCCGAATGATGCAACGCAAACTGTTTCAGCCACTGATCAGTTACCGGGTCAAAGCGCATTTGTTGCGAATAGCGCTGTTTGTGCCGTGACGAGCACCAACTCAACGATTAATACGTGCAATTTTGATCAGCCAGTTAATCCAACGCGCCTCAATGTCGTTGTCGCCCTTGCTGCAAATGAGACGCTTACAGTGAACGTTCGAACAACGACTGCGCTTGATCGTGCGACTGTTACAAATACGGTAAGCGCTCAGTTTACTGCCGACACTGACCCCGACGCTACTGTCGTCGCTAATGCCACTGAAACATTAGCGATTAGTCGTCCAGTAATACCTAATCCTGGCGAAGTTATTAGTAACGTAACTGCTTCTCTCGCAAGCACTGGTACAAATGTGTTTGCTATTGCTGCATGTGCTGGTGTTTGTATTGGTGGCGCGGTGATAGTGTGGAGGAAAAGGAGCTAA